AAACTTAAATCGGCCCACACTTATTTTATCTCCCAACAAAGTACTCGCGGCGCAACTATATGCGGAATTCAAACAATTTTTCCCGGAAAATGCGGTAGAGTATTTCATTTCGTATTACGATTATTATCAGCCCGAGGCCTATATTCCGCAGACTGACACGTATATTGAAAAAGATTCGGCCGTCAATGAGCACATTGATAAGCTGCGCTTAAAAGCAACTACGTCGCTACTCACGCGGCGTGATACCATCGTGGTGGCCTCGGTGTCGTGCATTTATAATATCGGCTCGCCGGATAGTTACAGCGAGTTGTGTATTTATCTTAAAAAAGGCGCTGAAATGACCCGCGGGCAACTGGGCGGCCTACTCATTAAAATCCAATATACGCGCAACGAAGCGGATTTTTTGTCCGGCTCGTTTCGCATGCGCGGAGCGTATGTGGATATTTTCCCGCCGTACGGGCAAAATGCGGTGCGCGTAGAAATCAAAGGGAAAAATATCGCGGGGATTTATGAACTGGACCCGTTAAACGGTACGGTCTTGCAGGAATTAAACGAGGCGTGGGTATATCCGTCTAAACATTTTGTGGTGCGTGATGAAGACAGGGAGCGTGCTTTGGAACAAATCCGCGCGGACCTTGCTTTGCGCCACGCGGAACTTTTGAAACAAGGCAAAGAGTTGGAAGCGTACCGCTTGAAACAACGTACCGAGTATGATTTGGAAATGTTGCAACAGGTGGGATTTTGCTCCGGCATAGAGAATTATTCGCGCTATATGGACGGGCGTGCGCCGGGTGCGCGGCCCAATTGTTTGATAGATTATTTCCGTAAGTATGATGATTTTTTGATGGTGGTGGATGAGAGTCACGTGGCTTTGCCGCAGGTACGAGGGATGTATAACGGAGACCGCAGCCGCAAACAAATGCTGGTGGATTTTGGGTTCCGTTTGCCTTCGGCTTTAGATAACCGTCCGCTGAAATTTGAAGAATTTGAAAGTTTACTCCCGTCTACGATTTTTGTTTCCGCTACACCGGGGCCGTACGAACTGCAAGCCAGCGGCGGGGAAATTGTCGAACAAGTCATTCGCCCTACCGGACTGGTGGACCCGAAAGTAATCGTGCATCCCAGCACGGGACAAATTGATCATCTGCTGGCCAAAATACAAGAGCACACTGCCAAAAAA
This genomic window from Elusimicrobiaceae bacterium contains:
- the uvrB gene encoding excinuclease ABC subunit UvrB — its product is MEQFKLISHFKPSGDQPKAIEALTRGVREGQKRQTLLGVTGSGKTFTIANVIQNLNRPTLILSPNKVLAAQLYAEFKQFFPENAVEYFISYYDYYQPEAYIPQTDTYIEKDSAVNEHIDKLRLKATTSLLTRRDTIVVASVSCIYNIGSPDSYSELCIYLKKGAEMTRGQLGGLLIKIQYTRNEADFLSGSFRMRGAYVDIFPPYGQNAVRVEIKGKNIAGIYELDPLNGTVLQELNEAWVYPSKHFVVRDEDRERALEQIRADLALRHAELLKQGKELEAYRLKQRTEYDLEMLQQVGFCSGIENYSRYMDGRAPGARPNCLIDYFRKYDDFLMVVDESHVALPQVRGMYNGDRSRKQMLVDFGFRLPSALDNRPLKFEEFESLLPSTIFVSATPGPYELQASGGEIVEQVIRPTGLVDPKVIVHPSTGQIDHLLAKIQEHTAKKERTLVLAMTKKTAEDLSAFLIEKGIKTTYLHSDIDALERVEILKNFRQGTFDVLVGINLLREGIDIPQVGLVAILGADNEGFLRNATTLIQISGRAARNVGGEVVLYADRETESMKYALGEMNRRREIQEAYNKEHHITPRTIQKAEVDLKEFEATSKEQGLQILHTALPQPTAKNIGKLTQELERQMREAADNLNFELAADLRDRLFELKQMKLK